ACCTGGACGCCTTCACCATCCCGGATGGCGTCGACGTCGTACGGTTCCCGGGCCTTCGGAAGGCAGGCGGCGGTTACCAGCCCCGCCGGCTTCAACTGGCGGCGACCGAGGTGCACGCCCTCCGGGCAGAGCTGCTGCGTTCCACCGTCGCAAGCTTCGCCCCGGACGTCCTCGTCGCCGACCGGCACCCCGGCGGTGTCAGCAGAGAGCTGGTCCCGGCCCTCGAACTCCAGCGAGCGGCTGGACGCCGGACGGTCCTCGGCCTCCGCGACGTGTTGGACTCGCCAGACCGCGTGGACCAGGAGTGGGTCCATGGCACTGCCAGACAGGATGTCGAGCGGTTCATCGACCAGGTGCTCATCTACGGCAACGACGGTCTGCTGGACCCGTTCCACGGCTCGGCGGTCTCGTCGGGCATGCGGGCGCTCGGCACCTACTGCGGCTACGTCGTCGACACCACACCGACCGCCCACGATGAGACGTTGAGCGGTCCGCGCCCCGTGGTCCTGACGACGAGCGGCGGAGGCGAGGACGGCCAGCAGGTGCTGAACGCCGCCCTGGACGCCGGGGCACTCGCCCCCTGGCGAACCGTCATCGTGTCCGGACCCCACATGGATCCGGGGGCCCGAGAGCGACTGGCCGCCCGGGCACTGCTGATTGGCGCCGAGTTCCACACCAGCATCACGGACCTCGGACGGCATCTCGGGCAGGTCGACGCCGTGGTGTGCATGGGCGGGTACAACA
The sequence above is a segment of the Euzebya tangerina genome. Coding sequences within it:
- a CDS encoding glycosyltransferase family protein, with the translated sequence MNGSQRHSTHPRGNAGPPRFMLYSHDGMGLGHIRRNLNLASALIAAEPTSSVLLATGAEDLDAFTIPDGVDVVRFPGLRKAGGGYQPRRLQLAATEVHALRAELLRSTVASFAPDVLVADRHPGGVSRELVPALELQRAAGRRTVLGLRDVLDSPDRVDQEWVHGTARQDVERFIDQVLIYGNDGLLDPFHGSAVSSGMRALGTYCGYVVDTTPTAHDETLSGPRPVVLTTSGGGEDGQQVLNAALDAGALAPWRTVIVSGPHMDPGARERLAARALLIGAEFHTSITDLGRHLGQVDAVVCMGGYNTVTEVLAAGVPAVCIPRVVPRREQLIRAGRLADHGLLQCIHPGQVTPSRLRTAIGRALQWDRSTLRARIAEHMTFDGAGRAAALLVTLARTGMAPARPLASPPDPRITPTEVPA